DNA sequence from the Vanessa cardui chromosome 13, ilVanCard2.1, whole genome shotgun sequence genome:
GAAGTTCGAAGCATAAGGCACCTAATGAATGGTGCATATTTCTTggataaatgttaaaaatgtaacgCTGAAAcaaatcacaaataaaaaaaaaaaccgagtcccatttttttaaataatcacaatataattttgtaaaaggaatgaatttggaaatctttaatttaaatcttaattataatttttgtgacTTTTCTATCATAAGGTTGAAAAAAGACATAACTACATATATGCTCCTCTTGGTCGACTTCTCGTTCCCAGCTACTTCACATCGTGCTGACATGACAGAATTGAAAATTGGGGATGCAAGAACAGTTATAAACGAAACTAGGATACATTGCTTCCAACATTTTTTCTGCCTTCACTAAAAATACTAAATCAAAGAAAAAATCCTGTCGTAAGGACATCATAAGATTATAATGATTGTACAAATTAACAGCTTCATCTAGTGATTGGTATAGCAACAACTTTAAAGGTCTCGCGATCGAATTCTGGGTCAGGTTAATTAAAGTACCTCGGTTTTTTCGTCAATCAATTCTCTGTAATTACTAGGACGTTGACGGTATGACACGCCTTTGTCTCATGGCAGATTCCTTAGAATCGTGTCTGATCATTCTGCTCTTATTGGACTGCTTTTTATCCAGCTTTAATACTGGAGAGGGAGGAGGAATTATGCTCACGAACACTGTACCATTGATATTCTGAATTCAAAATGTTGAGaagatatataattttgaagaataattattttgagtCACTTAATGTACATTTAGATTAAAACCGATACTTTCACGAATCGAATCACGCtttcaaaaattacaaaactataaTTTGGACAAATCAAAATCTACTAATAAAATACTGATGACGGGCACCCACTGATCAAattcttgttttaaataacCGCTGAAGTTTCGCTTGACCTAATGTAAAAATGATAATTCGTGCTTCAAAAGCCTTGATATGCATCTGAACTGAATAAACAGTGAGCAAGCATCGCTTTATTCAACGCCAATTAAAATGTTTGCGCCCCCTTTTGTTTGCGAAGCGATTTTATTGCTTGCATTCGAAGCGCCAAATTACTGTTGACATGCCTTTCTGTAGTTGCTTGTATTATAAGCGTCTAAATACTAgtcgtatattattaaattgttgttttgatttttgagtattataaatttgatgGCGGCAGTGCAGAGCCATGATGACTATTATCAAGGGACATCATCCAGATTGCTAGCGTATATGCGAAGGATATTTAATGCCTGAGTACTACATTATTTATTCCTTTACTCACCTAATTGAAAAACGTCTTTGGCATAACCGAAAACTATTCAGGAACATGGCAAATGAGGTATGTTTTACATTACGTTCTCTCCAACTTCTAACTTCTGGGCAAAACCTGAGATTATCTTGacgtaaaaaaaagtatttcagaATTTGTGGCCTTTGTGAGCTAGCCACTAGACAATAAAGACATTTCAGTTTAAGAAATTTACAGCACGCATTAATATTTGAATGGTTTTGGGGTAAGGAAAACAGTTAGATTGATTACACGAAAAGGCTTATAAGACGTGTGGATAATAGTTACTCCctgaaagttaaaataattgaaatattcataCGGGTCTCTTTTTTAGTATAATGCAATTAAATTTTGGATTTTTAGACATTGAAGATTAATCTTATGCGACTTTAAAGTCGCAGAAGGCAGAGCACTAAAAACTCTACACCCTAGTCCCGGCCTTATTCAGCCTTTATTAAACGCACCTCACAATCACCACTTATAAAATACCAAGCCTGTCAATCGACAAACCGTGAATCTAAGATCACTTGTGACATTAATTACTATTGGTAATTCATCATATTTATGTAAAGAGTGATACATTGCTGCTTATGTATCACTGTTTATACGAATGcacaaaaattttattgaaataacttaACTGATAACTGAACCAGCATATACTAATATGCatgttgtaattgtatttataatgttattttgtagtTGTTTGCCTGTTTTCTATTATACATTGGACGTTCAATGTAAACTGTATATATTAGGAAATCAATTAAGCCAGCATTGGATATCAAACTTTCGTTCTCAATAAATATTCGAATAACCTTAAActgtttcatattattatattatatgattctACTGGTTCAATAAAGTCGAATAACCAATGAAAGACAACGTCGCTGGTGATATTAGCACGTTTTTCATAGTCACCTAGTACTGTTACAAAGTCAACAAAATTTCCATACAAATGATCAACGTAACGCTATGCGTCCACTGGACgatcagtattttttttgtactgtGATAAACAACATCTACGTTTTGGAATACAAAATTCGAGCcacgttctaatttcaaaaaacattttttttttttttcgaatgtgttaaatatttaaaggcaGTGTAAATTAAATCATCATACACATGTGAAAGGccgaatacaatatttaaaaaaaacttatcagTGCGTTCActgttatttaaacaaaatggaGTGGATTCGAACTGTACTTTTACTGtaagtacttttatatattttttaaattaatacaaaataatattaagttaagttttaatataattataatctcagatttaatttaaacatcgcAATAAATTACATACGATTATACGAATATGATTATCGTAAGGACTTAAACAAAAACGATACatcggtatttttattttaaattcatctgAAATGTATGCTCGTAATATTAATACTgagaaaattaaagaattacCAGAGTGAAATACTTggattaaaagttataaatattccagctaaatgatattttttatctgtgatttttatagaaaaaattattgaaacaacatacatttatttacatactttctactgatatattaatatagtaatattaatctGTGCAAGTTTGTATGGGTAGCTACCCACTATTTTCTCTcaacaacaatacttattatttgttgtgttccggtttcaacaGTGAGAGAGCCAATGTAATTAAAAGCAGATTGATAGCGCATTCACTATGTATAGAATTATTCATTACGGTGTAAATATCAATATAGGTGGCAAAGTACTTACGGCTGAAGTGCCAAATGGTGGTCTACGTAACAAAGTTACAGACACAAATATCTAATGATACATAGTATAAcacaaaacaaagtcacttacttcattctgttcctatgtatgcatagatctttaaaattacacaacgaattTAGATTGACGAGAAaagtttatgtgtataatacatacataatatagtagagaaacactgatcgTTTTAGGtgttataatgtgatgtcgtaaataaacacatttttatacgCTACGCAATTTATGTGCAtagtattgtacaccttaaaatGCTTTCAAAAAAGTTTGTCATGGTATATATCTAtcttttagggataacccacaataatcaTTTTTCATTGTTTCCTTTTTACGActaataatggcttatttaaaaaccaattttaagcaatacagcattaatattAAGGATGAATTCTTATCCAATACGGTACCTTAAATACATGGTGCGGGCCCTATacagtatgtaatttaaatgaatattttagaagatattacatatttaaaatgtaaggtcatagcggtttgtattgtcttatGACAAAAAGCTGTGACGTTTCTATATCAttacattctgtagtatatttagaatcagtattgcacccgtgcgaaatcGGGGCGAGTTGCTAGTAATGTATACATATCATGATCCTCCTGCAttatcctaattttatttggagtcggcgcagcatgtctcctCCATCCACCGTTTTTCGGTCTCCTGTAtcccataataataataatagtaatgtatacagaaaaaaaagtaaaataacagcctgcaaatttcccactgttgggataaggtctcctcttccattaagtagagggCTTCGAACACATTTCAACGCGCtcatccaatgcgggttggtagaatgcatatgtggcagaatttcgatgaaattagacacatgcaggtttcctcacgatgtttcgcttcacatatagtggtgcttgcccgagTTTGaagttttgaacccgcaatcatcgattaaaatgcacgcgttctaaccaatgggccatctcagcatatatacatataatttaaaaaaaaaagtaagtatacaaatacttacatatacatatatattcgtaatttaaaaacatgaatcgataaattttacatattctCTATATTTCACAAATAGAATTCTAAGTTTACGAACGTTTCTTAGGTAAGTAAAAATTCCTCCGGACAAACTTGAGTCGAATGCAAactccattttaattttaaatcttttctTCCGCTTCGAAGACGTCGTTTTGGTTTTATGCAATGCAAAATAAGAATACTACTGGAACAAGTATTTCGTCGTTTTAGTTACGATTCGTTgatgttatatgttaataatttataccttatatttatatttatatttatttataaggacaacttacaaaacatacaccatttataagttttaaaataaaggtaattacatttttagctaagtgttgtttcaattaaaagttatcacggcATGGAAAAggacaatattttctattaacctaatacaacttttttttttttttctacttctattatacaaacaaaaaatactaccaataatgatacaatataaaatgtaaattacaaaagacaataacaaattaccaacttattactaaacaattaaaaaattaaaaataaatgaaacgaaacttttttttttagacaACAAAAATTTTCTAGCaaacataacaaacaaacaaccgTAATACAGAATATAAACGGCACAATATAAACGTGATCGATGTTGAAGAACTGGAATgtgatctttattttattattttcaacttgcaattattaatttatactgggcgatttaaaactagctataactttgcttttaaattttggCAGACTGTCTGAAAAAACGTCAATATCAATTTCTTGATTTTTTATGAGTAGGTTATACTGTCTAGGTAGCCTACTCATGATAGAATTCTGTCCTAAGTTCGTTTTTGAGCGTGGAATCGAAAAAGGAACGTATTTACTCGCACGAGGAAACCTTGACGgcgcattaaaattaattttttttacgaggTTAGGACAGTCTAAATTGCCTTTAACGATTTTGTGAAGCAAAATCTGGTCCAATAAATGTCTCCGATTGAGCAAGCTATTtagattaaagtattttaaccGACTATGATATGTCGGTAACTGTTTCACCTTATTGCATTGATATGCAATGTGTCATAGGAAACGCTTTTGAACCCTTTCGATACGTTTGATGTGGACTTCATAGTGTGGAGACCAGACCTGAGTACAATATTCTAGACCAGGTCGAACTAAGGAAGAATAAAGGCAAATCTTGGTCTGTGACTTCTTAAAATctttactatttcttattaaaaaacccAGCATTTGAAACGCCTTTGATGATATTTTGTCGATATGAGTGTGGAATTTAATCTTACTATCAAAAACAACACCCAAATCTTTGATATAATCCACCTCTTTCAATatcttattgttaattttataaatctgcGAGTTTGGATGACTTTTACGCGAGAATCTTATGTATTTACACTTATCTGTATTAAGTGTCAGACCGTTTCTTCCACACCAATCAGATAGAACGTTCAATTCCTCCTGTAGTACGCAAGCATCATGTTggttttttatctgttttgcaATTTTGAGATCGTCAGCGTAAAGATAGCATTCACTGTGCTTGAAAATTTGCACAACGTCgttcacaaatatattaaacaagacTGGTCCCAGCACCGATCCCTGTGGGACGCCTGATTGAGTTAAGAATGATTGAGAGGAGTATCCACTAACAACCACCCTGGAAAACCGGTTGCTCAAATACGAGGAAAACCACTTTAACAGGTTACCTGTTATACCAAAGGTTGAAAGTTTTTGCAGAAGAATACCGTGGTCCACGGTATCAAACGCCTTGCTCACGTCAGTGTATATGGTGTCAACTGGTATATTGGAATCAACTGAATCGGTCAAGAAGGTCACAAAAGAAACAAGGTTGGTTGCTGTGGAACGTGCCGCGGAAAAACCAAACTGCTGTGACGACATCAATTGCTTTGTATGCCAGACAATtgaaggttttattaatttttcaaacagCTTACCAAAGACAGGCAAAATTGAaattggtctataatttttaattgacgtAATATCCCCAGACTTTGGGATAGGTACAACTCTAGACTCCTTCCAAGACGTAGGAAAGACACCGGACTTTAATGATTCATTGTATATTATCGAAAGTGGTAGGACGTGTAGTGTGTGTGTGACGTGGGTAAGGAACGTGTTTTGCAATTGTCTCTCTTATAATTTTGTACAGAAGGTCCACCATATCATTAACACTCGGTAAGCCTGAGAATTCGTCGATCCAAGAAATAGAGTTGAGTTCGTCCACAatcttgtcaaaatcggccttatgaaaattatatttgttactgGGAACCACGGGAGGTAGACCAGGTTCTCTGTAAAGTGATAAAACAAATTCCAAAGGAGGGTGGTATGGGTCGACATTACTAAGTACGTACTTGCTTTCTTGCAAATGGTCAACACCTTCTGTCGAAAGTATCAGGTCCAGAATCTTGCCCTGATTGTTCAGGATGTTATTTTGTTGACTTAAATTGTTAAGAGCTATAAAGTCGAGTAATTTTTGTACAAGTTCGCCATGTGAAGACGCTGGCGGATTCACTGAGTTTTTGTTGCAAGGCCATGTTAttgaacttaaattaaaatcccCCAGAATTAATGTGTTATAGCGAGATTCCAAAATTCGATtagtattgttaataaaattttcaagaaTGTGCATTTGCACCGGGGGAGGGATATAGACtgcacatatgtataatttatctaAGGTTCTCCGATTGCTACCCATATCCAGTTCCACCCAGAGATCTTCGCAACCGCTTTCAAATTGATTACATCTTTGTGATTTAAAGCGTTTCGATATAGCAATAAGGACACCACCACCAATTTTTTTATCACGATATTCACTAGTCTCTCGATCACGCCTATATGTTTCATAACGATTACTAAACAATTCGGAATTGAATATAGTATGGTCAAGCCACGTTTCACATAGTACAACAACATCATAATCAcaacataatacatttttataaaagtctACAGTCTTAGTACGTAAACCTCTAACAttctgataatatatatttagtgaatagaactttaacaaaacaataataaggtCTCAAGGTCAGCTAACCAAGAAGTAAAAATCAACTAATTACTAATTAGATAACTTTTCCAAAGTTACAGTATTACGAACAAAGATATATTCAGATGTGTCAGTTTTACGCATATATATACGACCGCTGCGCACCCACACATGCTTGTAGTTCAGTTCCTTGGCTTTAAGTCGCGCTGCGGCGTGAAGTTACTTGTTTTCGGGAGATAAATTCTCCGTTACGTATACCGCCGACCTCTTGCCCTCACCAAGACCTAGATGACTTGAGTTTAATTTATCGTTAGGATGTTGCTTGTTGTACTTTATAGTAGCCGCCAGGAGCGTATCACGCAGACGGGGGCTACTCAATGTAATGAGAATAGCACGAGGTCGTGGGCTTTTAGGATCTTTTTTAGCAATTCTGCTACAGTAAGATATGTCTGTTTCGTTAATGGGACATGCTACTACTTTACCTAGCTGCTTAACAACCGCAACTACGTTTTCCGTTCTGTGTTCAGGTACGCATTGAATCTCCAAGTTCGAGGAACGTGTTAGTTGGTCTAATTGAATAAGGCGAGAAGAGACAGTCATGAGATCATTTTTAAGAGTATCATTCTCTGTCTTAATACGTTCGAGATCACTCTTGTATTCCTTTATTTCAGTATTAAGTTTTTCGAAATGACTGTTCATAAAAGTAAtcgattcattaaaatttttaatatcgtcTTTCATTTCACGCAGCTGATTGTTAATATCGCTTCTAAAATCGGTAAGACAGTTGCGCAGTTCATCCTTTATAATCTTACGAAGATCAAAATGTGACAAACATGAGGGTGCTCAGTAAATATTATCGTCGTCAGTGCCGCGAAGCTCAGTAGTACCGCGCTTAGAAGTGTTAATGTTCGAACGGGAACTAGGCGACAACGTCGGCCTTACTTGCGTGTTTGAGTTGTCTTTCTTAGGAACCTTAGAACTGCAGTTAGGACATAGCCACTTCGATTTCTTATCAGTATTGAGgcttttaaattctttattggATATATTTATGCAAAGAGTGTGAAAGTATGCTGAACATGACCgacatttcaaatataaattatcttcaATAGTTGATTGACACGCAGCGCAGAGCATTTTCGTTAATTGTATTCGGAGTCGTGAGTTTCGTAcgacaataatatttatgatttaaaaaaaaaaaaaaaactattgtaaaaATTCTATTTTGTAACTCACTTGTTAACAAACAATGCAGGACGAACAAAGAGTACAGGTGCGACAAGGACGAATTCTTTCTCCACGCAGCCTGTCTCTTTTACTCGAGGTGAAGAGGAGCCTACCTCAGCACACGTTCGTGTCGAAGGTCGCACTCGgggttttgtttttttcaaaattttacttGCTGCAGTTATGCTATTTTTGTACTTATAACTAGGTAAACTAAGGTAAATTATGCATGAAAATAGATTAGCAAATTTTAGGGAATAATCGACACACGTCCGCTCTcgactaaaaatatttacgtgtgactaaaaatatttacgtgtCTGTCAAATAAATTCAGCTAgagactatttattatttaatacacaaagtatattttatttaattctgttctgtaaccaaaaaatattttgatttaattcatGTCCTTTCTATCTATATACTTACAtctacattttttacatttattatcaaGTTCTTTCTAAATTATCTGCAATGATctgcaatatatattaaattaaatgttaagttTAAAATGAAGAAAAATACTTTAGTACATAGTATACATAACGTAAAGATTATTACACTAATGTAAACCaaggaaaacaaataaaaaaaacacaagggacataacaacttagttcccaaggttggtggcacattgacgatgtatagaatagttaatatttcttacaacgttattgtctatgggtgatggtgaccacttaccatcagatggcccatatgctcacccgccaacctataccataaaaaatcttttatttaaataatgatttaaaaatactgctgagattataattagaataattatatacctacattttaatacaaatgaatTAACTGCGTACATTTGTTACAGGACTGTAGTATATATGTCAACCTGCGGTGGACACGATGTGGCCAAGAGAGGCCTAATCTTTCCACCTACAAGTTTATATggagtaagtatatatatatactataagatattatataagcCAAGATTGGACGTTAAATCTTGGCTCgaaaagttggtggcgcattggcgatgtatggAACTGTTAATAAATGTAACACAATTTTCCACAGCGCCAATGCTTATGGACGATCGTGACCAATTACCAGCGGATGCCTTATTTGTCTACGtctcctaataataataaatacgtacaacataataataaaaaatgacatgGAGTCTTTGACTTttagtaactttttattttttttctttagaaaAATTTTCTCTCCTCAgagattaataaaaaacctatttcattattttcccTATTTAAAGTTATCTTaagtttgttattattaaattgatcaTTTTTTTAGATAATGCAGTGTGTGTTATCacgtttttattacattaacaaataaaaaaaatataagtggtTCGATTTCATtcggttttttaatatatttattttaatcgacTCAACGAaaatgttccaaattcaaaagttTTCGTTTCAAATAGGAAGAAATAtcatgtttaattaattgaatgtcATTTTGCTTATGATGTTGCCACatggaaaaaaaataagtttataataatgaatttctaTATTCCACTATTATACATTGGAATAgtgttcaatttaaaaaaaaaatgttgaatttgCATCCCGCGAATTATGAGAGTGTGATAAAAGAATATTCACTTGTGTTTGCTCATACATTTGTAGATTATGATTCCCGTTCGATTGCTTAACGGTTACCTTTCAAAATTGTTCAAAAGGAAATCATCGTcatcatacattttatatgtttttaaacattGATATACTTTTAGCCCATTTTAagttcttaattataaaatctatattaatatcatacatGTGAAAGTCTGtctgaccaaaccgctgaaccgaatttcatgaaataccTGACACATAACAGCCAACACTCTAAAATCGGAGAGAAGACGCGGGCTTAATAGTagtcaataactttttatacgattcttaaatttaaattgatagcTACTGACCCTGGAGGATACTGACCTATGTCAAAATGTCATCTTATAATATGATCAATGTTTTTTacgtgttttaataatatttaattacagacgTTCCTTGCTATCGCCGTACCACTCGACATACCGGACAGGAATGTTTTCGTTTCCTACAATTTTGAGTCCAACTACGCAGTCATCAGTAACATCACCCAGATCGATGAAGTTATTTTCCCAAACCTACCCGTAAGTTCatcttaataacattatattaatatatatattttttttttcgataaatcaacgtctatttttaattgttgatttttattagtacaattgaattcaatttaaaaattgccATTAAAAACATACCTATTCACTAAACATAAAATTCGTACAACacaaacaatacaatttttccGAATGTTTCTCGTTATTGATtccacaaaaataaattttgccaataatacattatataatatatacataataataaaaaaatatataatcgaactataaaatccatttatttatatttcgtaagtaattaaatcaaataaatatatagatttatccGTACATTAATACATCatctgatattattattaaatacatacattctcttaaatatttttttttataatataaaacttaataaaaatataaaaccatgTCAAGTTTCATTACAATTCATAAACCACAAAATGTCAGTTTGACAGCAAATTATACAGAGGACATTTTGGTATCCGTCCAGAAATGCCTAtgttacgattttattatatttttcaaacatttcttTTCAGATAGTTACTGCACGTCACAGCCGAAGCATAACACGGGAGTTGGCATACACGACCCTGGAAACGAAATTCAAAGAGTAAGTTCATTGATTGAAAACATGGAAATGTTATCGAGGCACGTTCttttaaacatacatacgaTATCATGAACTGAAAGCTATATTCCTTCGTTTTAAATTCAGCTACtgaatttgtttacaatttttcttaatatcatcccgattgatgaaaatattttctaaaattttcatttatttatttatttgaatttagaacaagagccgagatggcccagtggtcagaacgcgtgcttcttaacccatgactgcgggttcaaacccactgaatattcaatattcatatgcttaattagttttaaatcatctcgtgctcggcggtgaaggagaacatcgtgagaaaaacctgcatgtgtctaatttctatgattctaccacatgtgtatttcaccaaccacacttggaatatgttccaaaccatctcctcaaaagagagaggaggccttaccccagaagtaggaaatttacaagctgttgttgttgttttgttaaatatataattgaacagAAAGCTATGTTAACCAACTATGTATCGTTCGAAAATGAATatcttttcaaacatttttcgTTCTCtttttgaaagttttttttttaaatatttttttttataatctgtataatcTGTTGCATCAGACACGGTATGGAGGGGAGGAGCTGTATGCTTCGAAATATTTGCGAGGCCGCTGAAACGCCGCTTCATCACAATGGTCTTTTGGGACACATAATGCATATTGTTTTTACGTGAGTATCGAAAACGCTTTAATTTAGCGTTATCTgtgtgaaatatatataatagtaaagaaaACGTAACACACAcgagcaaaattataataacaaatttgaatGAACATTTTGTAGATATTTGACGAACGTTAAACACACTACCTACCAATACTCAtcggaaaaataaatgaaatttgacaaTCTTTGTGGTCGAGcagtttcatgggtacgccactctgaggtctcgggttcAATTTTCGAAGTtccttagttttctatgttatcttgggtctgggtgtttatagTAACGTcgttgtttttgatttttgataacaCAAGgtttacttacattgggatcagagtaatgaaagttatattaagaaaaaattactCATTTCTTCTTTCATAATGATTC
Encoded proteins:
- the LOC124534957 gene encoding uncharacterized protein LOC124534957 encodes the protein MSTCGGHDVAKRGLIFPPTSLYGTFLAIAVPLDIPDRNVFVSYNFESNYAVISNITQIDEVIFPNLPIVTARHSRSITRELAYTTLETKFKEHGMEGRSCMLRNICEAAETPLHHNGLLGHIMHIVFTPSSSKEEGLDDEYYEAEADGLRGDCDKYLDLCPFSLFDVITRLVEIRH